One genomic window of Arachis stenosperma cultivar V10309 chromosome 10, arast.V10309.gnm1.PFL2, whole genome shotgun sequence includes the following:
- the LOC130957551 gene encoding uncharacterized protein LOC130957551 — MKPHQPKLKTQLFSCGFFRHCAQTVLSPTGNTLHSPPLPSTPPPPSPPPPPPPPHNLRNSCESSTSSSSSTTSQSFTQWRFSLPTTPSTTTTTTPPPQQPPPTPPPLLLPNNLEELFHLSELQLTTGSESDRAAAIHLLERSLVPNPPQDQPPCPPALLRHVIRHLTATTKILFALCLSPSNRRLAVEAGAVAAIVESAPDLDGAPAERALAALELMCTVAEGAEAVRAHALAVPVMVTMMGRTGARGKEYAIGVLAVVYGGSAAAERETAAPPEEVARAVELALQGECSARGRRKGSQLLKTLQLLSDSNYESPHSHINNEDQPT, encoded by the coding sequence ATGAAACCCCATCAACCAAAGCTGAAGACCCAACTCTTCTCCTGCGGCTTCTTCCGCCACTGTGCCCAAACTGTTCTCAGCCCCACCGGCAACACCCTCCACTCACCACCCCTCCCAAGCACTCCTCCACCACCATCACCgccgccaccaccaccaccgccTCACAACCTTCGCAACTCATGCGAGTCCTCcacctcttcttcttcctccacaACTTCCCAAAGCTTCACCCAATGGAGGTTCTCTCTCCCGACAACaccctccaccaccaccaccactactCCTCCGCcacaacaaccaccaccaaCTCCACCACCGCTTCTACTTCCCAACAATCTCGAAGAACTCTTTCACCTTTCCGAACTTCAACTCACAACCGGCTCCGAATCCGACCGCGCCGCAGCCATCCACCTTCTAGAACGTTCTCTCGTCCCAAACCCTCCTCAGGACCAACCACCATGTCCACCCGCCCTCCTCCGCCACGTCATCCGCCACCTCACCGCCACCACCAAGATCCTCTTCGCCCTCTGCCTCTCCCCCTCCAACCGCCGCCTCGCCGTTGAGGCAGGAGCCGTCGCAGCCATCGTCGAGTCGGCCCCTGACCTCGACGGCGCACCCGCCGAGCGCGCCCTCGCCGCCCTGGAGCTGATGTGCACGGTGGCGGAGGGCGCGGAGGCGGTGAGGGCTCACGCGCTTGCAGTGCCTGTGATGGTAACCATGATGGGGAGGACGGGTGCTCGCGGGAAGGAGTACGCGATCGGAGTGCTTGCGGTGGTGTACGGAGGTTCTGCGGCTGCGGAGAGGGAGACGGCTGCTCCGCCTGAGGAAGTGGCGCGTGCAGTGGAGCTTGCGCTTCAGGGAGAGTGCAGCgcgagaggaagaagaaaaggaagccAGCTTTTGAAGACTCTTCAGCTTCTTTCTGACTCAAATTATGAGTCTCCTCACTCTCACATCAATAATGAAGATCAACCAACTTGA
- the LOC130957552 gene encoding uncharacterized protein LOC130957552, with amino-acid sequence MKRFNLACLEIQNLPTKAVIMGLVNGLREGPCSKSISKRHASSLNEFQERTEKYINMEENSRLREPFPRSSLPYPSRKKEKEPKKKEDQNSEKSRKYHNYTPLRVSLVDVYREICHTEKLPPHRPIKHKKAGSQTEYCEYHKLYGHSTNECYDLKNAIEKLAREGRLDRYLVNRSDDPRNRRKEEDEGQQERLPQTPERHIHTIYGRFAGGGMSKSSRKKVL; translated from the coding sequence ATGAAAAGGTTCAACTTGGCATGCTTGGAGATTCAGAATCTCCCTACCAAAGCTGTGATCATGGGATTGGTCAATGGCCTTAGAGAAGGGCCATGTTCCAAGTCAATATCTAAACGACACGCATCTTCTTTGAATGAATTCCAAGAAAGGACAGagaaatatatcaacatggaagagaattcCCGACTAAGGGAACCTTTTCCACGATCCAGCTTGCCCTATCCATCtcggaaaaaagaaaaagaacccaaaaagaaggaagatcaAAACTCAGAAAAGTCCCgaaagtaccacaactacacccctctAAGAGTTTCTTTAGTGGATGTTTACAGAGAGATATGCcacacagagaagctcccaCCTCATCGCCCAATTAAACATAAGAAGGCAGGAAGTCAGACTGAatactgtgagtaccataagCTCTATGGACATTCTACCAATGAATGCTACGACTTGAAGAATGCCATAGAAAAGTTGGCCAGAGAAGGCCGATTAGACAGATATCTGGTGAACAGGTCGGACGACCCAAGGAACAGAAGGAAGGAGGAAGACGAAGGACAACAAGAACGTCTACCACAGACCCCAGAGCGACACATACACACGATCTATGGGAgatttgctggaggaggaatGTCTAAATCATCACGGAAAAAGGTACTTTAA